The following proteins come from a genomic window of Nostoc sp. ATCC 53789:
- a CDS encoding GNAT family N-acetyltransferase yields the protein MPTLKTLQPGDEVSLEAFLLQHADTSMFLRSNWRAAGLLDEGARFQGTYVAAYLDESIVAVAAHFWNGMIIVQAPVYLPEVVQAVVAQSGRAISGISGPAAQVEATKSILGLSNTPTQLDEHEILFSLALRDLQIPEALASAKVQCRLPHPEELELLIEWCVAYNVEALGKTDTPSLRLACDRIIEAHQDMRMHWVLVAGDTLVSYSAFNASLPDIVQIGGVWTPPALRGKGYAKSVVAGSLLEARSLLVKRAILFTGHNNQAAQAVYQQIGFLSTGEKYGLVLFEETQA from the coding sequence GTGCCTACTTTGAAAACTCTGCAACCTGGAGATGAAGTATCGCTAGAAGCATTTCTCTTGCAACACGCTGATACTTCTATGTTTTTGCGCTCTAATTGGCGGGCTGCGGGACTGCTTGATGAAGGTGCAAGATTTCAAGGAACTTACGTAGCAGCCTACTTAGATGAAAGTATAGTGGCAGTTGCAGCCCATTTTTGGAATGGGATGATAATAGTCCAAGCGCCTGTATATTTGCCAGAGGTGGTGCAAGCAGTTGTGGCACAATCTGGACGTGCTATTTCTGGAATTAGTGGCCCAGCAGCACAAGTTGAAGCGACAAAAAGCATTTTGGGACTTAGCAACACACCAACTCAGCTTGATGAACATGAGATATTGTTTTCTCTAGCACTACGAGATTTACAAATACCTGAAGCTTTAGCATCTGCAAAGGTGCAGTGTCGTTTGCCACATCCAGAAGAATTGGAATTACTTATCGAATGGTGCGTTGCTTATAACGTAGAAGCTTTAGGAAAAACCGATACTCCAAGTTTAAGACTTGCTTGCGATCGCATAATTGAAGCACATCAAGATATGCGTATGCATTGGGTTTTGGTAGCAGGAGATACTCTAGTTTCTTACTCTGCTTTCAATGCCAGTCTACCTGATATTGTGCAAATTGGTGGAGTGTGGACACCGCCAGCGCTGCGGGGGAAAGGCTATGCCAAAAGTGTGGTAGCTGGCTCGTTGTTAGAAGCGCGATCGCTCTTAGTAAAACGTGCCATCCTATTTACAGGTCATAATAACCAAGCAGCCCAAGCAGTCTATCAACAAATTGGCTTTTTGTCTACTGGCGAGAAGTATGGCTTAGTCTTATTTGAAGAGACTCAGGCTTGA
- a CDS encoding ChaB family protein has product MPYQEIADLPDSVKDHLPKHAQEIFRAAFNNAQEEYDEEERAFRVAWSAVKRDYEKGSDGQWHKKPE; this is encoded by the coding sequence ATGCCTTACCAAGAGATTGCAGACTTACCTGATTCAGTCAAAGATCACTTACCCAAGCACGCCCAAGAAATTTTTCGGGCTGCATTTAACAATGCTCAAGAAGAATATGATGAAGAGGAGCGTGCCTTTCGTGTTGCTTGGAGCGCTGTGAAACGCGATTATGAAAAAGGCAGCGATGGGCAATGGCACAAAAAGCCAGAATAG
- a CDS encoding caspase family protein, translating to MVKVALLIGVSEYEPGLNPLPGAVKDVEAMQQVLLHPEMGGFTETDIMVLKNPQRQDMEEAIENLFAHRQKDDLLVLFFSGHGIKDDTGRLFLATRTTRKTPRGDLIRSSAVAASVVHESMSRSRSKRQVVILDSCFSGAFAEGLSAKDDGSVNIREQLGGEGRAVLTSSSSTQYSFEQQGSDLSIYTRYLIEGITTGAADLDEDGVVSIDELHEYASRKVREIQPTMKPEIYTSREGFKIRLTKVPQGDPKQKYRKEVARYSSRGDVSFVGRKTLDALRSRLGLSEMEATAIEDEMLAVARQEFKQKLQQYERDFSEALQQQVALSDDDINILRLNLQQILGLRNEDTMPIEAQITAQIQLYKQHLQQYRQALTEAMRQEYPLSQDTGHRLQQMQSKWQISAEDLALIESRVIAEIEAYRQKLQQYEQIFTRATQQQYLLGKVKRNELRQEQQNLSLKNEDIVPIETRITSEIEAYLHKLQQYEQAFIKATQHQYPLSTTQRNQLRQEEQILGLKNEDIAPIESRITVEIESYLQKLQQYEQAFIKATQQQYPLSATQVNQLRLEQQLLGLKNENIAKVENRIKAEIEVYLQKIKQYEQALIQTIQHQYPFSEEIHEELKRYQQILELGDEEVARIEEKVLRQKQTNQSQTQQLNTYKPPEIPPQSPIFSSRLVPNQKTQVIPDTEPEKTDQLPLQWIVALIFMVVTGSLGFFIQQQSSTFDRIPVVSNTTPTLKSTTKATHIPLITPQSKPTPTLKSTTKATPVPLIPVQSNPTPTLKSTIKVIPVLRSLNNLSPGWVIKTKNQISLENNQLLPPGAFLEVININPNPNPTSKNFSVFMRVCPSKSTQAPANTNKPASLPPNLEPLPETVFLDLSQLKSFGMSVLQSDAPNPCIRITQLPATQLFNTSQT from the coding sequence ATGGTTAAGGTAGCGTTGCTGATTGGGGTGAGTGAGTATGAGCCTGGTTTGAACCCGCTACCAGGTGCTGTAAAAGATGTCGAAGCGATGCAGCAAGTGCTGTTACACCCAGAAATGGGCGGCTTTACTGAGACAGATATTATGGTGCTAAAAAATCCCCAGCGCCAAGATATGGAAGAAGCTATCGAAAATCTATTTGCCCATCGTCAAAAAGATGATCTGTTAGTTCTCTTTTTCTCTGGTCATGGCATTAAGGATGACACTGGCAGACTGTTTTTAGCAACCCGCACCACACGCAAAACTCCCAGAGGAGATTTAATTCGCTCATCGGCAGTAGCAGCGAGTGTTGTCCATGAAAGCATGAGCCGCAGCCGTTCTAAGCGGCAAGTTGTCATTTTGGATAGTTGCTTTAGTGGTGCTTTTGCCGAAGGTTTATCAGCCAAAGATGACGGCAGTGTAAATATCCGTGAGCAATTAGGAGGAGAGGGGCGGGCCGTTCTCACTTCATCCAGTTCAACTCAATATTCTTTTGAGCAGCAGGGGTCAGACCTCTCAATTTATACCCGTTATTTAATAGAAGGAATTACAACAGGCGCGGCAGACCTAGATGAAGATGGGGTTGTCTCAATTGACGAGTTGCATGAGTATGCCAGCAGAAAAGTTAGAGAAATACAGCCGACGATGAAGCCCGAAATCTACACAAGTAGAGAAGGCTTTAAGATTCGACTTACAAAAGTTCCCCAAGGTGATCCCAAGCAGAAGTATCGCAAAGAAGTGGCGCGATATAGTAGCCGTGGTGATGTTTCTTTTGTGGGTCGCAAGACTTTGGATGCCCTCAGAAGTCGCTTGGGACTATCCGAAATGGAAGCAACTGCAATTGAAGATGAGATGTTAGCAGTTGCTCGTCAAGAATTTAAACAAAAGTTACAGCAATATGAGCGGGACTTTAGTGAGGCACTCCAGCAGCAAGTAGCTCTAAGTGATGATGATATCAATATACTACGCCTGAATCTTCAGCAAATTTTGGGGCTGAGGAATGAGGATACAATGCCAATTGAGGCACAAATCACTGCACAAATTCAATTATATAAGCAGCATTTACAACAGTACAGGCAGGCATTAACGGAGGCAATGCGACAGGAGTATCCTCTCAGTCAAGATACTGGTCATCGCTTACAGCAAATGCAGAGTAAGTGGCAAATTAGTGCTGAAGATTTAGCTTTAATTGAAAGCCGTGTTATTGCTGAAATAGAAGCATATCGACAAAAGTTGCAGCAGTATGAACAGATATTTACTAGAGCAACGCAGCAGCAGTACCTTCTTGGTAAAGTGAAGCGTAATGAACTGCGACAAGAACAGCAAAACTTAAGTCTAAAAAATGAAGATATTGTTCCAATTGAAACTAGAATTACATCTGAGATTGAAGCCTACTTACACAAGTTACAACAGTATGAACAGGCATTTATAAAAGCAACACAGCACCAATATCCTTTGAGTACAACGCAGCGTAATCAACTCCGGCAAGAGGAGCAAATACTAGGACTTAAAAATGAGGACATAGCTCCAATTGAAAGTCGAATTACTGTTGAGATTGAATCCTACCTGCAAAAGTTACAACAGTATGAACAGGCATTTATAAAAGCAACACAGCAGCAGTATCCCTTAAGTGCAACACAGGTTAATCAACTCCGGCTAGAGCAGCAACTCTTAGGTCTAAAAAATGAAAATATTGCTAAGGTTGAAAACCGAATTAAGGCTGAAATTGAAGTCTATCTGCAAAAAATAAAACAGTATGAACAAGCACTAATTCAAACAATTCAGCACCAATATCCTTTTAGTGAAGAGATTCATGAGGAATTAAAGCGATATCAGCAGATTTTGGAACTTGGGGATGAAGAAGTAGCACGAATTGAAGAAAAAGTTTTGAGACAAAAACAGACAAATCAATCTCAAACTCAGCAATTGAATACTTATAAACCCCCAGAGATACCACCACAGTCACCAATATTTTCAAGTCGGCTTGTCCCAAACCAAAAAACTCAGGTAATTCCAGACACTGAGCCTGAAAAAACTGACCAATTACCATTACAGTGGATTGTTGCGTTAATATTTATGGTAGTAACAGGTTCTTTAGGATTTTTCATCCAGCAACAGTCATCAACATTTGACCGAATTCCAGTTGTATCCAACACTACACCAACTCTAAAATCTACTACCAAAGCTACACATATACCACTAATTACGCCTCAGTCCAAACCTACACCAACTCTAAAATCTACCACTAAAGCGACACCCGTACCGCTAATTCCAGTTCAGTCCAACCCTACACCAACTCTAAAATCTACCATCAAAGTAATACCCGTACTGCGATCGCTTAATAACCTTTCTCCTGGCTGGGTAATTAAAACCAAAAATCAAATTTCCTTGGAAAACAACCAATTGCTTCCCCCTGGAGCATTTTTAGAGGTTATCAACATAAATCCAAATCCTAACCCGACTTCTAAAAACTTTTCGGTGTTTATGCGAGTATGTCCAAGCAAAAGTACCCAGGCTCCAGCGAATACTAATAAACCAGCTTCTCTTCCACCCAATTTAGAACCTTTGCCGGAAACAGTATTTCTGGACTTATCCCAACTAAAAAGTTTTGGCATGTCTGTTTTACAATCAGATGCACCAAATCCATGTATAAGGATTACGCAACTGCCAGCTACTCAACTATTTAACACTAGTCAAACTTAG
- a CDS encoding pyridoxamine 5'-phosphate oxidase family protein, which produces MATSTDRAQEIHKLHELIKNIDYGMFTTVDDDGSLHSYPMSKSGEINSEATLWFFTYAGSHKVTEIEQHEQVNVSFSSPEQQRYVSISGRSQLVKDRNKMRELWKLELQTWFPKGLDEPDIALLKVNINQVNYWDSTSSFKPQTISF; this is translated from the coding sequence ATGGCAACTTCTACAGACCGCGCTCAAGAGATTCACAAGCTGCATGAACTAATCAAAAATATTGATTATGGTATGTTTACCACAGTCGATGATGATGGAAGTTTGCATAGTTACCCCATGTCAAAAAGTGGTGAGATTAACTCTGAAGCCACACTCTGGTTCTTTACTTATGCTGGTTCCCATAAGGTGACTGAGATTGAACAGCATGAGCAGGTCAATGTTAGTTTTTCGTCACCCGAACAGCAGCGATACGTTTCTATCTCAGGTAGATCACAACTCGTGAAAGACCGCAACAAGATGCGAGAATTATGGAAGCTAGAACTTCAAACCTGGTTTCCTAAAGGATTGGACGAACCCGATATTGCTTTGCTTAAAGTGAATATTAACCAGGTGAATTATTGGGATAGTACATCGAGTTTTAAACCACAAACAATTAGTTTTTAA
- a CDS encoding aldo/keto reductase — MDNAWEHNQHRSEEWMGEALQGRRDKVFLMTKVCTQERDRKVAMQQLEESLRRPKTDHLDLWQIHEVVYDNDPERIFRASGAIEALDQAKK; from the coding sequence ATGGATAACGCTTGGGAGCATAACCAGCATCGTAGTGAAGAGTGGATGGGAGAGGCGTTGCAGGGGCGACGAGATAAGGTTTTTTTGATGACGAAGGTTTGCACCCAAGAACGCGATCGCAAAGTGGCAATGCAACAACTTGAAGAATCACTACGTCGTCCCAAAACTGACCACCTCGACTTGTGGCAAATCCACGAAGTTGTTTACGATAACGATCCAGAAAGGATTTTTCGTGCCAGCGGAGCAATTGAAGCTCTGGATCAAGCGAAAAAGTAA
- a CDS encoding nucleoside phosphorylase produces MTGKRFYHIGFGQDDLGSSPPSIALLSGDPERSHLIAQTYFQDVRVLSENRGLNSYVGYLPNGRSILSATSGMGAPSLSIVVNELIQVGIRQIIRIGTCGAIQPYIPVGSVIISSAALCRQGAANDIAPVEYPAAADPFLTVALVKAARELKVEHYIGITASVDTFYEGQERTDSANPNLMRSLHGITEEYRHLNILNYEMESGTLFKMAGVYNFAAAAVCGVVAGRTVSENIILEQRDIAVKNAIAIAVNAAATFESDN; encoded by the coding sequence ATGACAGGTAAACGCTTCTATCACATTGGCTTTGGACAAGATGATTTAGGTTCATCACCTCCCAGCATTGCCCTATTATCGGGTGATCCAGAGCGATCGCATCTAATCGCCCAAACTTATTTCCAAGATGTGCGCGTGTTGTCAGAAAATCGCGGACTCAATAGCTATGTAGGATATTTACCAAATGGTCGCAGCATCTTATCTGCTACTAGTGGTATGGGTGCGCCTTCATTAAGTATTGTTGTCAACGAGTTGATACAGGTAGGAATCCGGCAAATTATTCGCATTGGAACTTGCGGAGCAATTCAACCTTATATACCAGTTGGTAGCGTTATTATTAGCAGTGCAGCATTGTGTCGCCAAGGTGCAGCAAATGACATTGCACCTGTGGAATATCCAGCCGCAGCCGATCCGTTTCTGACAGTCGCTTTAGTTAAAGCTGCGCGAGAATTAAAGGTTGAACATTACATAGGGATTACGGCATCAGTTGATACTTTTTACGAAGGACAAGAACGCACTGATTCAGCAAATCCAAATTTAATGCGATCGCTGCATGGCATCACAGAAGAATATCGGCACTTAAATATCTTGAATTATGAGATGGAATCCGGCACACTATTCAAAATGGCAGGTGTGTATAATTTTGCTGCTGCTGCTGTTTGCGGTGTAGTTGCTGGGCGTACTGTGAGTGAAAATATCATCTTAGAACAGAGGGATATTGCTGTGAAAAATGCGATCGCAATTGCTGTAAATGCAGCAGCAACCTTTGAGTCAGACAATTAA
- a CDS encoding retropepsin-like aspartic protease: MTSTVMSTKSYAYALIPTLIFLAFSHRATADDPGACYMVTSSGKTVGLERLCGNIAAPSDDRVFRVSIKRRFGGTPVIDVTFNDKKTFEMIVDTGASGTIITQSMANTLKLQTTGTMQAQIADGSEVEFPTSKVKSIAAGGVTANNLQVAIAPKASIGLLGHDFFGNYDIKILEREVEFHHR, encoded by the coding sequence ATGACTTCAACTGTGATGTCTACGAAAAGCTACGCCTACGCACTAATCCCAACGCTGATATTTTTAGCATTCTCTCATCGAGCAACAGCAGACGATCCAGGAGCATGTTACATGGTAACGTCCTCCGGTAAAACCGTTGGATTAGAAAGGCTTTGTGGCAATATAGCCGCACCTTCAGACGACAGAGTTTTTCGAGTTTCAATTAAACGCCGCTTTGGTGGAACTCCTGTGATTGACGTTACCTTCAATGACAAAAAAACCTTTGAAATGATTGTAGATACTGGTGCTAGCGGGACTATTATTACTCAAAGTATGGCGAATACACTTAAACTCCAGACTACAGGTACAATGCAAGCCCAAATTGCCGATGGTAGCGAAGTAGAATTTCCAACCAGTAAGGTAAAATCTATTGCAGCAGGTGGAGTTACAGCCAATAATCTTCAGGTAGCGATCGCACCCAAAGCCAGCATCGGCTTACTGGGCCACGATTTCTTCGGCAACTATGATATTAAGATTCTGGAGAGAGAGGTCGAATTTCATCACCGCTAA